In a genomic window of Veillonellales bacterium:
- a CDS encoding DUF1934 domain-containing protein, with protein sequence MEYVVVTVIGAQKDVYGEENRIESVNIGHYYRKNGIDYIIYQDRELAEAALDVTTMLKVYPDHVVLVRMGGLEQKQEFRLGEKSHSTYATPFGTMQLAVLTKGMDVTFGVASAAIDICYELEVNGQWQSENTLSINVREGQNCGH encoded by the coding sequence ATGGAATATGTTGTTGTGACGGTTATCGGGGCTCAAAAAGATGTTTACGGGGAAGAAAACCGCATTGAATCGGTTAATATCGGGCATTATTACCGCAAAAACGGTATCGACTATATTATTTACCAGGACAGAGAACTGGCAGAAGCAGCCCTTGATGTTACGACCATGCTGAAGGTGTATCCGGATCATGTGGTTTTAGTTCGCATGGGCGGGTTGGAGCAAAAACAGGAATTTCGTTTAGGTGAAAAAAGTCACAGCACCTATGCTACGCCCTTCGGTACAATGCAATTAGCCGTTTTGACTAAGGGGATGGATGTGACATTCGGAGTTGCCTCGGCTGCTATCGATATTTGTTATGAATTGGAAGTCAATGGACAGTGGCAGAGTGAGAACACCCTGTCCATCAATGTACGGGAGGGACAAAACTGTGGACATTAA
- the argS gene encoding arginine--tRNA ligase has protein sequence MDIKEMLRQAIHQAAEQAMAEGAFAADKLPDVLLEVPPQKEFGDFATNFAMQTARAAKKNPRLIAEAMAARLEVPWLEKTVIAGPGFINFYLKPDWLYELLSEILRQGQNYGNTAVGKGQRVQVEFVSANPTGPLHVGHGRGAAVGSALANLLKAAGYQVEREYYINDAGNQIDNLAASVNARYLELLGQETEFPENGYHGQDIIDTARRLIKRDGDQYLKLPAAKRLALFKELALKEKMAALQEDLAAFNVHFDVWFSERTLHQSGAIAETCSILKENGSIYEQEGALWLKSTAYGDDKDRVVIRDNGIPTYLAADIAYHRNKFDRGFDRIINIWGADHHGYICRVKAAIAALGYPPDHLEVLILQMVSLYQNGELVKMSKRTGQSVTLSELIEEVGRDAARFFFIMRSIDSQLDFDLDLAKANSNENPVYYIQYAHARIASIFRQAAEAGISSGWAKADLRLLSCESEIDLIKKMGEYPAEITAAAQERAPHRIARYVHELAGLFHTFYNQCRIIGVEPELQSARLALVTAVQAVIRHALGILGIDAPDKM, from the coding sequence GTGGACATTAAGGAAATGCTGCGGCAGGCGATTCACCAGGCGGCGGAGCAGGCCATGGCAGAGGGGGCTTTTGCTGCGGACAAGCTGCCGGACGTTCTATTGGAGGTGCCGCCGCAGAAAGAATTTGGCGATTTCGCCACAAATTTTGCCATGCAGACGGCTCGGGCGGCTAAGAAGAATCCCCGGCTGATTGCTGAGGCGATGGCGGCACGGCTTGAAGTTCCCTGGTTGGAGAAGACGGTGATTGCCGGTCCGGGTTTTATTAATTTTTATTTGAAACCGGATTGGCTGTATGAACTGTTGTCGGAAATTTTACGCCAGGGACAGAACTATGGCAATACTGCTGTTGGTAAGGGACAACGGGTGCAGGTTGAGTTTGTCAGCGCGAATCCCACCGGGCCCCTCCATGTGGGCCATGGCCGGGGAGCGGCAGTGGGCAGTGCGTTGGCTAATTTGCTGAAAGCAGCCGGCTATCAGGTGGAACGTGAATATTATATTAACGATGCCGGCAATCAGATCGACAATCTGGCGGCTTCCGTCAATGCCCGCTACCTGGAACTGCTGGGGCAGGAGACGGAGTTTCCCGAAAACGGCTATCATGGCCAGGATATTATTGATACCGCCCGCAGACTGATAAAACGGGATGGGGATCAATATCTTAAACTGCCGGCGGCAAAGCGTTTGGCGCTGTTTAAAGAGCTGGCGCTCAAGGAAAAAATGGCGGCTTTGCAGGAGGATCTGGCAGCTTTTAATGTTCATTTTGATGTATGGTTCAGCGAACGGACGCTGCATCAAAGCGGTGCAATTGCCGAAACCTGTTCCATTCTGAAAGAAAATGGCAGCATATATGAGCAAGAGGGTGCTTTATGGCTGAAGTCCACCGCCTATGGCGATGATAAAGACCGGGTAGTCATCCGGGATAATGGGATTCCCACCTATCTGGCTGCCGATATTGCCTATCACCGGAATAAATTTGACCGGGGGTTTGACCGGATCATCAATATTTGGGGAGCCGATCATCACGGCTATATCTGCCGGGTGAAAGCCGCCATTGCTGCACTGGGCTATCCGCCGGATCATCTGGAAGTACTGATTTTGCAGATGGTTAGCCTGTATCAGAATGGTGAACTGGTGAAGATGTCCAAACGTACCGGTCAGAGTGTAACTTTAAGCGAACTCATTGAAGAAGTCGGCCGGGATGCGGCCCGGTTTTTCTTTATTATGCGTTCCATCGACAGTCAGCTGGATTTTGACCTGGACTTGGCGAAAGCCAACTCTAACGAGAATCCGGTGTATTATATCCAGTATGCTCATGCCCGAATTGCCAGCATATTCCGCCAGGCGGCTGAAGCCGGCATTTCCTCCGGCTGGGCGAAGGCGGATTTGCGTTTGCTAAGCTGCGAATCCGAGATCGATTTGATTAAGAAGATGGGGGAATATCCGGCGGAAATTACAGCTGCGGCTCAGGAACGGGCGCCGCATCGGATTGCTCGCTATGTTCACGAGTTGGCCGGACTGTTTCATACTTTTTACAATCAATGCCGGATTATCGGTGTTGAGCCTGAACTGCAATCAGCTCGTCTGGCACTGGTAACAGCGGTGCAGGCAGTGATTCGTCATGCTTTGGGGATTTTGGGAATTGACGCTCCGGACAAAATGTAA
- a CDS encoding CTP synthase, with protein sequence MAKYIFVTGGVVSSLGKGITAASLGRLLKSRGLKVTIQKFDPYINIDPGTMSPYQHGEVFVTDDGAETDLDLGHYERFIDINLSKSSNVTAGKIYLSVINKERKGDYLGSTVQVIPHITNEIKERVYRVGKEDNADIVITEIGGTVGDIESLPFLEAIRQVKKEVGRNGVLYIHVTLVPYISAAGELKTKPTQHSVKELRSIGIQPDIIVCRTEHEISQEMRDKMALFCDIDVNAVIQNLNADSIYQVPLMMQAEGLDRIALEKLGLQTRESDMTEWRKMVDKILCLSRTVTIAIVGKYVALQDAYMSVSESLRHAGIANDAAINIKWVNAEEIEATNVDLEEYFADVDGILVPGGFGDRGIEGKLNAIRYARENKVPYFGLCLGMQCAVIEYARNVCGLEGAHSTEFNPDTPYSVIDLMPDQVAVEEKGGTMRLGVYPCKVMAGTLTQKAYQDELIYERHRHRFEFSNVYREQLTAAGLVIGGTSPNGRLVEIVELKDHPWFVGTQFHPEFKSRPTNPHPLFRDFVKAALNNK encoded by the coding sequence ATGGCAAAGTATATTTTTGTTACCGGGGGGGTTGTATCTTCACTTGGTAAAGGAATTACCGCAGCATCACTGGGGCGTTTGTTGAAAAGCCGGGGGCTGAAAGTAACCATTCAGAAATTTGACCCCTACATAAATATTGATCCGGGAACGATGAGCCCCTATCAGCATGGCGAAGTTTTTGTCACGGATGACGGAGCGGAAACGGATTTGGATTTGGGACATTATGAACGGTTTATCGATATTAATTTAAGTAAGAGCTCCAATGTTACCGCCGGTAAAATTTACCTGTCGGTTATCAATAAAGAACGCAAAGGTGATTATCTGGGCAGTACCGTTCAGGTGATTCCTCATATCACTAATGAAATCAAAGAACGGGTTTACCGGGTGGGTAAGGAAGACAACGCGGATATTGTAATTACCGAAATCGGCGGTACGGTGGGCGATATTGAGAGCCTGCCGTTTTTGGAAGCCATTCGCCAGGTAAAGAAAGAGGTGGGCCGGAATGGTGTTCTTTATATTCATGTAACTTTGGTTCCCTATATTTCTGCTGCCGGTGAACTAAAAACCAAGCCTACTCAGCATAGCGTAAAAGAACTGCGCAGTATTGGGATTCAGCCGGACATTATCGTTTGTCGCACTGAACATGAGATTTCTCAGGAAATGCGGGATAAAATGGCATTGTTCTGTGACATTGATGTAAATGCCGTGATTCAAAATCTAAATGCCGACAGTATTTATCAGGTACCGCTGATGATGCAGGCGGAGGGGCTTGATCGGATTGCCCTGGAGAAGCTTGGCCTGCAGACGAGAGAGTCTGATATGACGGAATGGCGTAAAATGGTGGATAAAATTCTCTGCCTGTCGCGAACGGTTACTATTGCGATTGTCGGTAAGTATGTGGCGTTGCAGGATGCCTATATGAGCGTGTCGGAGTCACTTCGCCATGCCGGTATTGCCAATGATGCGGCTATTAATATAAAATGGGTAAATGCCGAGGAAATTGAAGCTACCAATGTCGACCTAGAAGAATATTTTGCTGATGTGGACGGTATTTTGGTACCGGGCGGCTTCGGCGACCGGGGAATCGAGGGTAAACTGAATGCCATTCGCTATGCCCGGGAAAATAAGGTTCCTTATTTCGGCTTATGCCTGGGGATGCAGTGCGCGGTGATCGAATATGCCCGCAATGTCTGCGGCCTGGAAGGTGCCCACAGTACGGAATTTAATCCGGATACGCCCTATTCGGTCATTGATTTGATGCCGGATCAGGTTGCGGTGGAGGAAAAAGGCGGCACCATGCGGCTTGGGGTTTATCCCTGTAAGGTGATGGCAGGTACGCTGACCCAAAAGGCTTATCAGGACGAACTTATTTATGAACGGCATCGCCACCGGTTTGAATTCAGCAATGTCTATCGCGAACAGCTAACGGCGGCCGGATTGGTGATCGGGGGTACATCGCCTAACGGGCGCCTGGTAGAAATAGTGGAGTTAAAAGATCACCCCTGGTTTGTCGGCACTCAATTTCATCCGGAATTTAAATCCCGTCCGACTAATCCGCATCCACTCTTCAGAGACTTTGTCAAAGCAGCTCTGAATAATAAGTAG
- the sppA gene encoding signal peptide peptidase SppA has translation MYKRSVVLVIGIVVIISLVAAAFVTPRLKQRGMAGEKPKIAIIYVEGVIIGGRGQNTLLSEYGGTDNLIKQLHEARDDSSVKAVILRINSPGGSAPASQEVGEEIKKLRSGGKPVVTSMGDVAASGGYWLAACSDRIYANPATLTGSIGVYMPYANWEELYKKIGIRQEKIKSGPHKDILSPDRQMTGEERALIQLMVDDMYNQFVTVVAEGRKMDPVRVRQLADGRIYTGNQAKELGLVDELGNLYDAVDGTAAMAGIQGKPEIKEYGKVSPLQVLLGTSDKMELLDKLLFKQLKNDAPITAPLAMPEKWGE, from the coding sequence ATGTATAAACGATCGGTCGTACTGGTTATCGGCATCGTGGTCATTATTTCGTTAGTGGCGGCGGCCTTTGTAACGCCCCGGCTGAAACAGCGGGGAATGGCCGGAGAGAAACCCAAAATCGCCATTATTTATGTGGAAGGAGTTATTATCGGCGGACGGGGGCAGAATACCCTGCTGTCTGAATATGGCGGCACCGATAATTTGATTAAACAGCTCCACGAAGCACGGGATGATTCTTCGGTGAAAGCCGTTATCCTCCGGATCAACAGCCCGGGCGGCAGTGCACCGGCCTCCCAGGAAGTGGGGGAGGAAATCAAGAAACTGCGTTCCGGCGGTAAACCGGTGGTTACTTCCATGGGAGATGTGGCTGCTTCAGGCGGCTACTGGCTGGCGGCCTGTTCCGACAGGATATATGCCAATCCTGCCACGTTGACCGGCAGTATCGGCGTTTATATGCCCTATGCCAATTGGGAAGAACTATATAAAAAAATCGGCATACGGCAGGAAAAAATTAAAAGCGGTCCCCACAAGGATATTTTATCTCCCGATCGGCAGATGACCGGGGAGGAGCGGGCTTTAATCCAGCTCATGGTAGACGATATGTATAACCAATTTGTTACTGTGGTTGCCGAAGGCCGAAAGATGGACCCGGTAAGAGTACGTCAATTGGCCGACGGACGCATTTATACCGGCAATCAGGCCAAAGAACTGGGCCTGGTGGATGAACTGGGAAACCTGTATGATGCTGTTGATGGTACGGCAGCAATGGCGGGAATTCAGGGAAAGCCGGAAATCAAGGAATACGGTAAAGTCAGCCCGCTGCAAGTATTACTGGGGACCAGTGACAAAATGGAACTGTTGGATAAGCTGTTATTTAAACAGTTAAAAAACGATGCGCCAATTACCGCACCATTGGCGATGCCGGAAAAATGGGGTGAATGA
- a CDS encoding Yip1 family protein: MGMFFETLYDVLFHPSRAMREIAADKKLGQSLAAFLLSVIIPLWAVYFGFKAAGMEKAIHVLILLQVIGSLLLWFVGAALWHLIAEILGGRGTAVGLLAALGFANIPRIFIVPLWVLAALMPQGIRPLLMTVTGLAIAIWILALDVEAIRGAHVVSGSKAVLILLTPLLLIVAVAAAMVAILGATMFSVMPPWL; this comes from the coding sequence ATGGGGATGTTTTTTGAAACGCTGTACGATGTTTTGTTTCATCCCTCCAGGGCAATGCGGGAAATCGCCGCTGATAAAAAACTGGGGCAGTCCCTGGCCGCTTTTTTGCTAAGTGTCATTATTCCTTTATGGGCCGTTTATTTTGGCTTTAAGGCCGCCGGCATGGAAAAAGCGATTCATGTCCTGATTTTATTACAGGTTATAGGCAGTCTGCTGCTGTGGTTTGTTGGGGCTGCTTTATGGCATTTGATTGCTGAAATACTCGGTGGCAGGGGAACAGCCGTCGGACTGCTGGCGGCGCTGGGCTTTGCCAATATCCCCCGGATTTTTATCGTACCTCTCTGGGTACTGGCAGCACTGATGCCACAGGGAATCAGGCCGCTGCTGATGACGGTTACCGGCTTGGCTATTGCCATCTGGATATTGGCGTTAGATGTGGAAGCTATTCGGGGCGCTCACGTTGTTTCCGGATCAAAGGCAGTACTGATTCTCTTAACACCGCTGCTGCTGATCGTTGCCGTGGCTGCAGCGATGGTGGCGATATTGGGAGCGACGATGTTTTCCGTCATGCCCCCCTGGTTATAA
- a CDS encoding response regulator, translating into MSEAKAKILVVDDQPGIRRLLTEVFSEEGYRVAAAANGYEGIQKVKDFQPDLILMDMKMPGMDGIETLRELKSMGRANRVIMMTAYGELELVNQAQQLGAFSYITKPFDIIALCSMVSEQLVGRGNADCQLKIG; encoded by the coding sequence ATGTCGGAAGCAAAAGCCAAAATATTGGTCGTAGATGATCAACCGGGCATCAGGCGGTTATTGACGGAAGTCTTTTCCGAGGAAGGTTACCGGGTGGCTGCTGCGGCAAATGGCTATGAAGGAATCCAAAAAGTGAAAGACTTTCAGCCGGACTTGATTCTAATGGATATGAAGATGCCGGGGATGGACGGAATTGAAACACTGCGGGAACTGAAAAGTATGGGACGGGCGAACCGGGTTATTATGATGACGGCTTACGGTGAATTGGAATTGGTGAATCAAGCCCAGCAGCTGGGAGCCTTTTCGTATATTACGAAGCCTTTTGATATTATCGCTTTATGCAGCATGGTCAGTGAACAGCTTGTCGGCAGAGGCAATGCTGATTGCCAGTTAAAGATAGGTTGA
- the fsa gene encoding fructose-6-phosphate aldolase, translating into MKFFLDTANLIEIKEAIALGVVAGVTTNPSLIAKEKRNIKTVIQEIAGLITGPVSAEVISTTAEAMVPEARELAALAKNVVIKVPLNAEGLKTVKVLSAEGIKTNVTLIFSANQALLAARAGASYVSPFIGRLDDISQDGIELVRTIAEIFAIHGIDTEIIAASIRHPQHVTQAALAGAHIATVPYKVLLTLLQHPLTDAGIRRFLEDWKKANI; encoded by the coding sequence TTGAAGTTTTTTCTGGACACCGCGAACCTTATTGAGATTAAAGAAGCCATCGCTCTGGGCGTAGTGGCGGGAGTTACCACCAATCCTTCCCTGATTGCAAAAGAAAAGCGGAATATTAAAACAGTTATTCAGGAGATTGCCGGACTGATTACCGGGCCGGTAAGTGCCGAGGTGATTTCGACCACGGCGGAAGCCATGGTGCCGGAAGCCAGAGAACTGGCAGCTTTAGCCAAAAATGTGGTGATCAAGGTGCCATTGAATGCCGAAGGGTTGAAAACCGTAAAAGTGCTTAGTGCCGAAGGGATCAAAACCAATGTGACGTTGATTTTTTCCGCGAATCAGGCACTGCTTGCCGCCAGGGCGGGAGCCAGCTATGTCAGTCCTTTCATTGGCCGTCTTGATGATATTAGCCAGGACGGAATTGAACTGGTCAGAACGATAGCCGAAATTTTTGCCATCCATGGCATTGATACCGAAATAATTGCCGCCAGCATTCGTCATCCGCAGCATGTTACCCAGGCAGCCTTAGCCGGAGCGCATATTGCTACCGTGCCGTATAAGGTTCTCCTGACTCTGCTGCAGCATCCTTTGACTGATGCTGGCATTCGACGGTTTTTGGAAGATTGGAAAAAGGCGAATATATAG
- the glpX gene encoding class II fructose-bisphosphatase, whose protein sequence is MDRELSLEFVRVTEAAAIASGRWMGKGNKIAADQAAVDAMRNAFDSVNITGRVVIGEGEMDEAPMLYIGEEVGNGGLAVDIAVDPLEGTNLVAKGMPGSIAVLAIAPKGGLLHAPDMYMDKIAVGPKAAGKIDINAPVKENLKAVAVALERKIEDLTVVILDRERHAKIINDVREAGARIKLITDGDVSPVINVGIEGTGVHMMLGIGGAPEGVIAAAALRCLGGDMQGRLMPECQAEIERAKTMGIDDINKVLTIDDLVHGEDTFFVATAITQGDLLDGVRYFGGGVRTHSLVMRYKSGTVRFVDAIHKLDHKNLFIKRT, encoded by the coding sequence ATGGATCGGGAGTTATCTTTAGAATTTGTACGCGTTACCGAGGCAGCAGCAATTGCCAGTGGAAGATGGATGGGAAAAGGAAATAAAATTGCAGCGGATCAGGCAGCTGTAGACGCTATGCGCAATGCTTTTGACAGTGTGAATATTACCGGCAGGGTCGTTATCGGCGAAGGGGAAATGGATGAAGCGCCGATGCTGTATATCGGCGAAGAGGTCGGCAACGGCGGCTTGGCAGTGGATATTGCCGTTGATCCGCTGGAAGGAACCAACCTGGTGGCAAAAGGTATGCCGGGATCGATCGCGGTACTGGCCATTGCCCCTAAAGGCGGGCTGCTGCATGCGCCGGATATGTATATGGATAAGATCGCGGTAGGACCTAAGGCTGCCGGAAAGATTGATATCAATGCACCGGTAAAGGAAAATTTGAAAGCAGTAGCTGTCGCTTTGGAGCGAAAAATTGAGGATTTGACAGTGGTTATTCTGGATCGGGAACGCCATGCTAAAATTATCAATGATGTCCGGGAGGCCGGTGCCCGGATTAAGCTGATTACCGACGGTGATGTATCACCGGTAATCAATGTCGGGATTGAAGGTACGGGGGTTCATATGATGCTGGGTATCGGCGGCGCTCCGGAAGGCGTGATCGCTGCCGCTGCGCTAAGATGTCTGGGCGGAGATATGCAAGGTCGGTTAATGCCGGAATGTCAGGCGGAAATTGAACGGGCCAAAACCATGGGAATTGATGATATTAATAAGGTACTGACAATTGATGATTTGGTTCATGGGGAAGATACGTTTTTTGTCGCTACAGCTATTACCCAGGGCGACCTCTTAGATGGAGTGCGTTATTTTGGCGGCGGGGTGCGGACTCATTCTCTGGTAATGCGTTATAAATCCGGTACAGTCCGGTTTGTTGATGCGATTCATAAGCTGGATCATAAGAACTTATTTATAAAACGGACGTAA
- a CDS encoding M23 family metallopeptidase, with translation MDFAQGKTRTNYRRKKTILIMIAILAAISLLAVENSREGKNEPTNIADETVVPDSSQEQPVAPANIMSNIIKTHTVTEGETLGTIAAQYNIDVDTLLGANPELSEEIHPGDQLVILPQKGVLHAVDMGDTLWSMANDYGVDMEIIMQANGKTSEDLTIGEKLFVPGAKPAAKKEVMVARAKPQVSRGSANRFSWPVQGEISSPFGYRWGRLHSGIDIANDSGTSIHAAMSGRVTYTGYYSGYGYTLIMEHAQGYETLYGHLSGFAVGSGQYVRAGQVIAYMGSTGNSTGPHLHFEVHQNGRVIDPMNVLP, from the coding sequence ATGGATTTTGCTCAAGGGAAAACAAGGACGAATTATCGGCGAAAAAAAACAATTCTTATTATGATAGCCATATTGGCTGCTATAAGCTTGCTGGCTGTCGAGAATTCCCGGGAAGGGAAAAATGAACCAACAAATATTGCCGATGAAACGGTTGTTCCGGACAGCAGTCAAGAGCAGCCGGTTGCACCGGCGAATATAATGTCGAATATTATTAAGACGCATACTGTGACGGAAGGAGAGACTCTGGGGACAATTGCGGCCCAATACAATATAGATGTAGATACACTTCTGGGCGCAAATCCTGAACTGAGTGAAGAGATCCATCCGGGGGATCAGTTGGTGATTTTACCGCAGAAGGGAGTATTGCACGCTGTAGATATGGGCGATACCTTATGGAGTATGGCCAATGACTATGGTGTGGATATGGAGATTATCATGCAGGCCAATGGAAAAACTTCGGAAGATCTGACCATTGGCGAGAAACTATTTGTGCCTGGCGCCAAACCAGCGGCGAAGAAAGAAGTTATGGTTGCCAGGGCGAAACCACAAGTATCCCGCGGTTCTGCCAACCGTTTTTCCTGGCCGGTACAAGGAGAAATCAGTTCGCCTTTCGGCTATCGCTGGGGAAGACTTCATTCCGGGATCGATATTGCCAACGATAGCGGCACATCGATTCACGCCGCCATGTCCGGCCGGGTAACCTATACCGGATATTATAGCGGCTATGGCTATACCCTTATTATGGAACATGCCCAGGGGTATGAAACGCTGTATGGACATTTGTCCGGTTTTGCAGTTGGCAGCGGCCAGTATGTGCGTGCCGGACAGGTAATCGCCTATATGGGAAGTACCGGGAATTCAACCGGACCTCATCTGCATTTTGAAGTGCATCAAAATGGGCGGGTTATCGATCCGATGAATGTTTTACCCTAA
- a CDS encoding anti-sigma-F factor Fin produces MKIHYTCECCGAPIDTLEVERVDEARLGFDCLTGEERRDIIKIDSLTNTIYVQSLCDACIEELGLTEEPVSNYKGTNLLH; encoded by the coding sequence ATGAAAATACATTATACCTGTGAATGTTGCGGCGCTCCGATTGACACGTTGGAAGTCGAACGGGTGGATGAGGCAAGGCTGGGATTTGACTGCTTGACGGGAGAGGAACGCCGGGATATAATTAAAATTGATTCTTTAACCAATACAATATATGTACAGTCTCTGTGCGATGCGTGCATTGAAGAATTAGGTCTTACAGAGGAACCGGTATCCAATTATAAGGGAACCAATCTTCTGCATTAG